Within Citrus sinensis cultivar Valencia sweet orange chromosome 1, DVS_A1.0, whole genome shotgun sequence, the genomic segment CCAACAAAATCAGAACTAAACCGGCCAAGGGTCCATCAAGGGACTTCACAAAATGAGCCAAGGCTGGCCTCCAGGAAATACCAATTTAAATGAAGCCCCGAATGACTACAAATCAACAAAAGGGCTTTTAGGCATCAGCAGACTGCTTACAAAACACAAAAGTTAGGAACAGACTGGACCTTCATCAGTGGACAACCATGTAGTTTCAACAAACAGATTTCGAATTGCCTTTTCATGCCCAGCATATAACACATGTATCATATAAGGACTCCTATCAATATCTAACAGCAAATTAATCAGATGGAAACTATTGATGATATGCTAATCATTCCtgacaaataattttaccaCTGGGACCACTTAAAAgaagattgaaaaataataatgtattaCCTGTATCATTTTGACAAGAAGAATGCAATTGGAAGAAAGAGCTTCTGTGTAAATCAATAACAACTTTTCTTGCATAGCAAGCCAGGTGTCTGCATATTCCTTCCTTTTTGAGAAAACCCTTTTAAGGAGATCCTCTAAAACCGTACTATAATAAACATCAAAGGGAAcagcaataaataaatagaggaaaaattaaaggatGAAAAAACTGTCCACATCATTTTTAAACCACATGGATTAAGCTATATGGAGCAGAGAATATAATTTTCTCGATATAGCAGgtgtagaaaaaaaatgaaggatgCAAAAACTGTCCACATCATTTGTAAACTTCAAGgagtaaaaatatatagacacaataacataattttctcAATATGGCAAGTAAACCCAGAATATTAACGAGATCTGTTAATAAAGCCTCCTAATCAAACTATGCAAAAACAGCTCAGAAAGGACAtcttcccaaaaaaaaataggacGACCACAGAGCGACAAAATTTATGAACCAATCTGCGTTATTGTTTATCCTTAGAACAAAAGACAGAACTACTTTCTCCTAAACCCCAGTACTCGAGAGTATTCTTTCATTATCATGCCAATGGATATCGTtcacaattttcaaattgcaACCTCTAAAATACCATACAAATGCAGGTTAGTAAACCAAACTGAAAATGGGAAAGCGTTCGGGATATACATACATAAAACATTCACAGCATTTATTACCCTAATGCAACTCGCTTCCTACTCTCAACTTTCAGATACAGCAAAACATAAACAACACACTGAAAACTCAAACATATGCATATCATAGTAGGCGGATCTTCTTCACTATTTGAAAAGACCATAATAAGCAAAATCATACAGAACCGTAAAATAGCAGATAGACATACCGATACTCAGCCTCCTCGACTCCATAACCAGGGCGAAGAAAACGAATACGAGAAACTGCTCCTTCCTCATCTCCCTCTCTTAAACACTCCTCCATTGCATCCAAATGAGCTAACTGAATACTCCTCTGCATCAACCCAAGAACCCTTTTATCCTCCTCCTCCGACAACTCCTCTCTCCGCACTATCGCTCTTTCAGAATCAAAACTCTCCCAGCCAATCACTTGCTTGTCTATATTCCAGAACAACGCGTCAAAAACATCTGCATACTCCAAAATTACCTTCCTTAAACACATCAATTCCCCTTCCTCGATGGAAACATGTACATTCTCATTTAagttttcatttatatttaaatttggcTTCAATCTCTTCACACCTAATTCCATAAACCTATCCAAAACCCTAACACAATCGCTAAATTCACTATTCACATCCCCCAGCTCCTCACTTTTATCCAACAACTTAACTTTCTCATCAAAACTCTCAGTCTCATTCAACTCGcccttctctttctctttctcaaaactatcaaaatcaatatcctTTCGTGTTCTTTTAACCACGCGGTCAATCAACATCTGCACTAACAGCAAGAATTCCGACCTTAAACGCAGCGTTTCGGGATCAAAACTCCATGTGGATGAAGTGGAGTTGTCGAATTGTAGAAGTTCGAGCGTCGATAGGAACGCGAGGAGTGACGGGGACGGGCAGGAGGCTGACCAGAGGATGTCATCGAACCTGCCCGAATTTGCGACGATTGTTTGGAGGATAGCGAGGCCTAGGTCGGGGTTTCGAGTCCGGAGAGCGAGGAGAGTGGCCCGTAGCGGCTCGAATTGGGCTAGGTGAAGGTGGTTCGCGGCAAGGCGCGAAAGGAGTTCGGTTTCTTTGTCCATTGTTGTGAATTGTGTGAGTTAGCGATTGattgattatttcatttttgtgtTAGTTTTTGGGTTTGGGTGAAGTGAGATTTAAAAATGGAATAACTGTCTGTTTTTGGTTCAGTTGTCGGAGAAGAGAGCTCGGTATGGGAGTGTAAGTGAAAACATTTCAAAACTCATACATCTTTGTTGGAATTTAGTAAAGTTTTGATCCATATACGTATCCAAAACTTTTTTGCACTTTCTAAAACTAAGGAATGTGGCTTATCCATTTGTGTGAGCCAAGTGCCCAAGGCATTAACTGACCAAAAAATACATAACACCAGAGTTGCAAATAGAACTGTAAAGTTCAACATGATCCAATTACACCATACAAATATGTcacaaatcaataaatataattatcaaatttaatatgattattaaatgagttagTTTggagtcaacttttttttttaaatttcgtGTTGGGTTAGAATTAAAGTTCTTAATCTATTTACCTAATTAATGACACAACtttattttctattcaaaattaatttacaagttctcgttatcaaaactcaaatattatacatgattccttcattttcttctttttttggaaaatgatgaatatgTATGTGgtgttttattaataaaattctatatagatttataactttaataatgtaaatgtgtaaaatattaataaacacgtatattttataatatcgatatataatattatttatatacgTATAATTAGaactttaataatataaatgtataatatttttatagatatatgtattctataatattgataaataatattatatatatatatatattgtaaatgttttagataaaattttttaaatatgtaatattaaatgggtaattaagtaatttattttttgtgttaaattagggtcttaatattttaacacgATCATTAAATGAGTATTATTTGGGTTAGATTAAATTTAACATGATATGAAATTGTCATGACACTAATACGAcccaattatttgtttttcatttctaattaGAGAGTGCTACTGTATTGAGGAATTATTTAATACACATGGACAAATAATGTTCTCCATCCAGAGAAATCGCATAAAAACAAGTACATTTTTAGTGTTTTTATATTAACTCTGGATCCCTTATGTTTTACATTTTCACAAATAAGggcataaaattttcatttatatcaaATAGACCTCTAAAACCCAAAATAACCTAAAAATGTTGGGATCTTGATTGTTATGGCTTACGGGGTATCACAGCATAGAGGTAAATTTTAGTCATTATCTTATGGGTAAGAAACCTATTTGAAAAACTACAATAAGGAGTTTCATGTCTCGTATAAATGGTTAATGACATCCATATCTCTggctttttattctttcaaaataaaatatttgtctCAAATGGGTCactaatttagtaattttcaTGAAATTAATACACTTGAGTGTTTATTGACTTGAGAGTCAAAATTTTACaccaaaataaaatgcttTATGCTGAAGACATGCTTATTTAGAGttatcttttagaaattttttcttttgtattttatgaACTCACGCACTCACTTATTCAAACTTTAATCAAAGATATGAATTTTAGAGAAGTTAACCCTTACTATTGGAGCTAAACCTTAATTTTAAAGTCTCATCTTTTACACCATATGCTAAAAATTTCATACAATGACTTAAGAGTTGCTAAAATGCGATTTCCACATACAATCACCTACATCAAAGtactaataaattataagtatttgTACTTACTGGATGAGGTTTATTATTTCCATCTAAACCTTTTAAACgaagaaaacaatttaagaCTATGTAAACAAACGCAACAATTATtgatcaaaatttaacattcCATAGTTAAGGATAGACCTTAATCACGACTAGATTGGGCCATAACGTGatttaactcaaaaaattgaaataccCTTCATTAACTAAATTATTGCTATTTTGGAACCTTTAAAGTACGATActaattttccattttaattggAGTTAAGagaatttctatattttttttatttaaagttaagttcgtaataaatttattttgtactctCACATGCTCTGACATTTGCAGAATTCATAATTTCACCTTGCCTCTCCGCCCTTAAATACAATATGATTGATATCATGAAGAGTCATTTAGACAAAACTTTCATCAAATAGTATCTTGCCACATAAATTGTGTACAAGTAATTATGGGATCAATTAGGGTAAGTAATGGATCGAATTTGGGTCACATTGatccattttctttattattcatgtcataaataataacatgagCTTGAACTATTTATTGACGtcctcttaaaaaaaaagaactatttattaatattggaATTTCTAAACTCATATttagaatatttaataaacaagTGGCAcgaattaaattcaattaatgttACTACCTAAAAATCAATGTTAGGCCTAATGATCTAGTCCAACTCACAAGAAATACATTTCATGGTAAATGCAACCCACTATGTTGGGGGTAACCATTGTGGGTTATGGTTTGAAAGGTATGGATacgttaaaattaaattcaatttacaTTGAACCCTTAGCCAAACCCACTTGGGGGACCTTAAGCTATAAGGGGACATCTTGTAAAATGAGCTACTAGAGAACCAAttaacatataataataataataataatagtaaaatttaaaatactaaatccaaaaaaaaaaaacatacatACAAtgttgattcacttgcatcaactatttatttgttttgaattaaaaatcaaagagTTAACAGATAATTATTGACTAAAAAGACTCACTTTGGCGAGCATGTATCATGATTGAATGCATATGGTTGACATTGTGAAATGCATGCGGATTAGATATATGGACAAAGCATGCATTGATATTTTATGTAGAAGCTTGCATTGAAATCAATGTTAAGCATGCATTGATATTTGATGTAAAAGCATGGATTATAATTGATGTTAAGCATGTACTTATATTTCATGTAAAAGCATGCACTATGAATAATGTTAAGCATGCATTGATATATAATGTAAAACATGAATTGATATTCGATGTAAAAGCAAGCATTAGGATTAATGTTAAGCATGCATTAGAATTGATGTTAAGCATGTGTtagaattaatgaaaaaaaaaaagaagcgtATAAGAAGCTTGTGTATGTATGCATTATTATGGTATATTTGTGTATGTATTGgctaaacaattattttttaactatgAGTATAACTTAAATgcttagtaaaaataatttttgaaaaagatacTACCAAATAcatattctttgtttttatcattatcaaCTGTGTTTACCGAACACATATtactgttttcaattttaaaatacatgatataaaaaatgatactAAACACGTgcttaaattcaaaatacaacAACTGCAaatacaattttcattttcatttttgttttcagaaaatacaaattcagaAATAATACCGAACAAGCCCCAATTTTTCtccaatctaaaaaaaaatattttagattcaatccgaaaatatttcttctaaAGATAAATTTcgagaaaatatttctagtATTCTACTATGAACATTCCCAAAAAAGATTTTTAgcattcttaaaaaaaaaaacatttctgaaaaaatatttttagaattttttcaaaaaatatttccaaatttatttcaagaaATATTTCctaaaacaattttcaaacacattttcatatttattttccaagaatatttcatttcttcacATTTTCCTAATTACACTTTGTAGGCTATAacaatattagaaaattaatattaagttataGGTTTTTCATTATTCACTAATGTTCTCCGCTACCACATTATTATTCATAGCatgtgttattattatttaaagtcTAAAAACTGCTACTCAACAAAACAAtaactataattaaaattacaataaaaatttatttaggcCATATTAATACCTAATGTGCTTTTAGTTCTTATTCTCTAGactacacaacaaaatcaaaCTGACCACAGACCATTAAACCtaaattttcaaccaaactcaactttattttaatcGGAAAAAGAACCAATCTTTGTCACACATGGATGGATAAAATTCCCGGTGGCTTTTGTCACCCCACCTTAAAATTGGACAAAACGACCGTGCTTTAAACTAGAGGTccgaaaaaagaagaagattggATGTGGGGAGCAAGATTCTAATTTCTAAAAGGCGGTTCTGAAATTAACCCTAGCAAACCAACCTAACCGCGCGATCTGAGGTAAAAGTAAAACCATTTAGGCGGGAAAATCCCAGAAATTTACCCTCGCATTTCATCTCCTCTCTCTTCCCCGCCGAGTTTcaacttttcattttccatCGTTTCTCTCTCTAGAAATGGTCTCCACACGCCGTAAGACGGGGTCGTCCTCGAGACAAAATGGCGTCGGAGATAAAAATGTGGCTGTGATTGTGAAAGAGGAGGACTCGGTAATCGCCCTCGACGAATCATCTTCTGAGTTGGAGGTTAAGAAGTTACGTGAACGTTGGGAACTGGCTTCTGTTCTCAATTTCTTGAACGTAAGATCCATTctattactttcttttttcttttagagatAATGAGATAAAATGTGATAAATTAATGCTTATACGAGAAGCTTTTGTAGGTTTTTGAACCAGTTATAGGAAGTAATTTGAAGTTAACCGCTGAGGAGATAGAGATGGGGCTTATTGCTCCTAACAAGTCAAATGCTCAGCTTCACATTGTACTGTTGAAGGTTATTTTACTGTCgttgttaatttttgtgtgTGCGCATTTGGGTGCTTGATCATGTATATGTTATTTAGTGGCATGATGCAATGTGACTAAATTTTCTGCTAGTAGAATGTTGCCTATCACTTTTGCTGTCATTTATAAATTGTTGTGATTTATTTCATCAAGACTCAGGACTTACCTGGAAAGTTGGAGATGCTGAGAGATAGTTTTGAAAGATTGAAAAGTAAACTTACGGATATGATAGCTGTTTTTATCAAATGCAATGATGAAAGaggaataaaaagaaacaactaTCTTGCTCTCACGTGCCTTTCAAGGGCCGATTGATCGTgaaattgtcaaaatttttagtttttatcaAGTATTAGACATCTTTATAACGAtagatttcttttatcatatGATTTTTTTCAGGGGATACCACCTGTGAGCAAATCATTGAATGGTTCTGATGCATGGGTGACTGTACTGTGTAAGAAACTTGTGATGTGGTGGCCATGGGTAAGgcatttttgaattatttgctACTGATCTTACTGTATTACTCTTTTGTAATTTGGATCACTGCTGCAATTTGGATGTTTTTGCGCTTTATTTTTGTAGGTTGCTGAAGGGGAGATTCCCTTAACGGTAGCTAAAGGGTATTGATGACTCGGTTCTCTCTATACTTGTTTTGCGTGCTTGTTCCTCAAGTCTTTAGACTTTGAACATAATGACTTTTCCTTGCTTGGTTTTGCAGAGAGGAGATATCTCGATACAAAGAACTAAATCCAAAATGTCGGTTACTAATTCTAAAAGCACTTTGTGAAATCCGAGCTGATGTAATTTACTGGCCTCTTTACAATATATTGGTCTTCCTTAATTGCATTGGGTactttttaaatgttttatttcTGGATGCTCTGTCATTTCAAATGATgctattttctctcttttgttttcttttttcttttttaatttactttcaaATAACTGTACAGCAATAAGATGAATAATCCATGCTTGCagtttgtttgtttcattatttttgaaaacacTCTGATAAGGGCTTCTCTTTGTTTACAGCAAGATGATACTGTGTCTTATATTAATGGTGCTTTGAAAGAAGGAACTCAACTTTCTTGTTTCCGCAAAGATAAGTTAGGAAAAGATGGAAATGGAAATTCATATTGGTAATTGTAatacatcttctagatttCATATAGCCTCTTGCTTGGCCAGTGTTGACAGTTTCTATTCTATCCTTGGTAGGTATGATGGAAGTACAATAATCGGTTATAGATTGTACAGAGAAGTTAAAAATGGTGGGTCAAAAACAAGAATGAAAGGGAAAGCATGTTTAGCTCCACCGCCTACTTGTTCTCAGTGGGAAACGGTTGCAACCAGTCTTGAGGAGTTTCGCGCAGTTGTGGTAAGAAGACAATTCTTGGTCTTGGGATTATGCATCTTCTGTcccttttgttttattaaacaCATAATCCTCTTTTCCTTGGATTAGTAGTAGAACGCATATCCGTTGTCGGGGAAGAGATGAAATGTGAGGATAAATTTTTGCCAGGatagattatttatttattttttcaaattattttcagaATTGATTAGAATTGCATATTGCCGGCAATGGCAGGATGAACTCTCTTCTAGCAAAGTTGTAGCAGAAGTTGACGTTGGCAAGGCAATTGCCAGTGATGCTGTTCCTTCTGTGGAGAAATTCCATAAGGCAAGCTTCAAGATCCCCTTTTTCGACTATATACTAATAATCTTGAGGTGGCACCATAGTTTTATGATCTTTTTAGTTTGTTACTCTTCTCAATGGTTTAGCTTTAACAGTGATTTTATGCTTATTAGAAGAAGCAAAGATTGTTGAAACGAAAACAAAGAGAAGAGATGCTCCTGCTGGATGGCTTTCGAAATCCCTATGCTGCTGGGGTAACTCGTTCCTGTAGGAGTCATAGGCCAGTCAGTTATACATTCGGTATGATAGAATTCCTGTTTGTATAGCCTTTGTAATCTGGTATACTTAAGATGtggtttcctaatttaatcaTGTCTGTGGATATTGCATATGTTTCTTCTGTTGGGGTTTAaatgcattattattaattcacaTGCTAGAAACTTTGGCCATATCAATAATGGAAGTTCACCTTTACATCAAAAGAATGACTGAAGTAGATTTGTTGAGTTCACAACTTTGAATGAGAAGCATTTTTTAACACTCAGTGTTGGCTGAAACACCACTTCTACATGCTCGATATTTCTTTATCTACTGTCCTGAGCTTATTGCACCAAAGTGGACACACATGCACAGCATACTAATTTggtaaacaagaaaagaacagAGATCATGGAATATGGGTATGAATTTTTCGAAATCTCTTGGACAATTTCTCACATGTTTTGACCTTGGCATACGCACATGTATTTCTGTATGTAATTTTTTGCTTTCTCCCTTCAATATAATTATGCATTGACCATAATAATTTGGGAATTCCGAGCAGATGAGTATGATCGGGCCATTGATGAGGCTATTGCGGTTACAAAGTAAGCTCAATCTGATAACTTTGCTGTTCtatatagatttttaattttttttgggctttATTCATAGATAATCGAATTGTAATCTTCTGTGACATGTTACTCTTTAGGGCATGTTTTGAGTTTACTGTTAATTATGATCTCTTAGATGATTGACGGGGGTGATGGAATATTAAGAAAGTTCTCATTGATATTGTGGATGGATCAGTAGCAGCTGTTATATTCTCAATGATGAGGAGAGAGCATTTGGATTTTTTCTAGAATTAGGCTTTGGATAAAATGACCACTTGGATTAGATTTGATGCACTTTGATTTGAATTCAGTAAAATCTCGTTACATTTCAGATTTTATGTTAAAAGAGCATAAAACTTGTTTTAATGGGAGAattttttctgttattttcTGAAAGAAAAGCTGCCTTGTGCTGGTTGTCACTTGATTTGGTGGTTCAGGAAAAGTAGGAGTACCAAAGAGCAAAGAATTGAGAAGAAGCTTATTAAGCAGGGAAAGGATGCTTCTTCTGGGTTGGGAACAAGCTCGAAAGACAGTTCTGGTGAAAAAGGTGACTCTGCAGGTAGTGATACTGAGAGTGATATACTTCAACAAGCTTGCAACGATGGTGATGATGACGGCGAGAATGAGGATGATGATTATGATGGCAAAAAGGATGATGATAATGCCAATGCTAGCGACTCAGGCAGTTCTGATGAGGAATGGGACAATCTTGGCAAGAGGAAGCATGCAACAACACTCCTGGTCCAGAAGCCTACTACCGTGGGATCATGCTGGAGTCCAGGATTAGCTGGAGGTTCTAGCAATCATGGCATGGAATCCAAAAATTTGGGTGCAAAAAATAGGTTGAGGCAAAGACCAACCCATAACTCCGCCCTTGACAATATCATGGTAGATTCAGATAATGAAATATCAGTTGAACACATAAACAGTGAAACATCGGGACATGAGACCTTGCCTATTGTGGCCGACTCGGAAGAGGTTGCTGACTCAGAAGAGGTCAGTGATAGCTAGAAAACTCAGAAATGGAAACTTCATATTGAAGTCTTGGCAAACGGTTGTAATGATtatccttctttttttgtgtTAGAAGGAAATTTTGCTAAACAGGattgtaaaaaaatgaaagaaatgcCATCTAAGTATTGCTTCTCCAAACCTGAATCCCAAAGTTTGTAACTTGCAATTTGGTTCCTGAGAAGtgttattttgtattttttgccGAAGGAAATGGTTTATGTAAAGGTTCTGATATTCCCACGATCTTGGCTGATgttatattgttatttatcTAGCACTTTCATTTCTATTCCTATCAATTGAacgaacaaataaataaataaataaaatgacctGACTAATTGAACAAGTTCCGTTTGTCgaagttcaattttttttttcccccagaATAGAAACACAAAAGAAggtttgattttctttagagaGAAAAGGATCGACTTTCGAAGAGAAACTGGTTTTGGGTTAGTAAATGTCAATGGAATAATATTCATTTGCAAACACACAAGCACAAGTCAGGATGGCCGAGTGGTCTAAGGCGCCAGACTCAAGTTCTGGTCTTCGAAAGAGGGCGTGGGTTCAAATCCCACTTCTgacaaattcattttcatttattgctTGGTAGAcctctttttttccttctggACTGGAAAAATTGGACAAAGCCCATCAATTGTAATCCACaagttaataaattcattttggtcaatgttttatttatgaattgttCTTGGATTTATAACCTCTTTATAACCTCAATCTTAAGCCCTCTCAAGCAAGGATTCCTCGTCGGATccgtttttcaaaaaattcataatgaaatttttatctcCACAAATTCAATTCGTACAAATTCTCTTTATCTCCACAAATCACAAATCAAagtgaaattaaaaagtatttGACAGAATGACACTAGGGCAAAATCCTAGCCCCCGCCGCACGGGTCCCCGGCTGCTCCACCGCCTCACCCATCGCATTTTGGCAACTCGAGGTCATCTGCAGAACAAAGCACTGCCGAAGATCACAACCCACAGTACATAAATATAGACAAATATACCGCAAgctgaaataaaataaaaaaacatatagACGGAAAAAAGGTAATAGATGTACATTAATATGGAGGGCATTTTTGGAATTGTATTGGTGTCAGTAGGTTtattacaacttttttttttaatttttttcaatgggGTATCTGTAGGAGGGGTTTTATCAGGAAATTTGCGGAACTAAAAAATAAGGGTTAATGAGACAATTTAAGGAGTGTGAAATATCACCGCTCTAAAAATATAAGCCGAAAAGATCCGAGTAGGCCCAGCACCACGACCCAAAATCCAAAGCCATAGTGGGGTCACGTCTTACGGTCTAGACACTTGTGCTGGCGAGCCGTTTGTCGGAAGCAAACGCAATTTACGA encodes:
- the LOC102621865 gene encoding DDT domain-containing protein DDR4, with the translated sequence MVSTRRKTGSSSRQNGVGDKNVAVIVKEEDSVIALDESSSELEVKKLRERWELASVLNFLNVFEPVIGSNLKLTAEEIEMGLIAPNKSNAQLHIVLLKGIPPVSKSLNGSDAWVTVLCKKLVMWWPWVAEGEIPLTVAKGEEISRYKELNPKCRLLILKALCEIRADQDDTVSYINGALKEGTQLSCFRKDKLGKDGNGNSYWYDGSTIIGYRLYREVKNGGSKTRMKGKACLAPPPTCSQWETVATSLEEFRAVVDELSSSKVVAEVDVGKAIASDAVPSVEKFHKKKQRLLKRKQREEMLLLDGFRNPYAAGVTRSCRSHRPVSYTFDEYDRAIDEAIAVTKKSRSTKEQRIEKKLIKQGKDASSGLGTSSKDSSGEKGDSAGSDTESDILQQACNDGDDDGENEDDDYDGKKDDDNANASDSGSSDEEWDNLGKRKHATTLLVQKPTTVGSCWSPGLAGGSSNHGMESKNLGAKNRLRQRPTHNSALDNIMVDSDNEISVEHINSETSGHETLPIVADSEEVADSEEVSDS